The following are encoded in a window of Phocoena phocoena chromosome 2, mPhoPho1.1, whole genome shotgun sequence genomic DNA:
- the AP4S1 gene encoding AP-4 complex subunit sigma-1: MIKFFLMVNKQGQTRLSKYYEHVEINKRTLLETEVIKSCLSRSNEQCSFIEYKDFKLIYRQYAALFIVVGVNDTENEMAIYEFIHNFVEVLDDYFSRVSELDIMFNLDKVHIILDEMVLNGCIVETNRARILAPLLILDKMSDS, from the exons atgataaaatttttccTCATGGTGAATAAACAAGGGCAGACCCGACTTTCTAAGTACTATGAACATGTGGAGATTAATAAGCGTACGCTTCTGGAAACAGAAGTCATAAAGAGCTGTCTCTCTCGATCCAATGAACAA TGCTCTTTCATTGAATATAAGGATTTTAAGCTGATATATCGGCAGTATGCAGCTCTCTTCATTGTGGTCGGAGTTAATGACACTGAG aatGAGATGGCAATTTATGAATTCATCCATAACTTCGTGGAAGTTTTAGATGACTACTTCAGCCGAGTG agtGAATTAGAT ATAATGTTTAATTTGGATAAAGTACACATCATTTTGGATGAGATGGTGTTAAATGGCTGCATTGTGGAGACGAATCGGGCAAGAATTCTTGCCCCTTTACTAATTCTTGATAAGATGTCAGACAGTTGA